A single genomic interval of Helianthus annuus cultivar XRQ/B chromosome 6, HanXRQr2.0-SUNRISE, whole genome shotgun sequence harbors:
- the LOC110887826 gene encoding uncharacterized protein LOC110887826, whose translation MGAEAKAAWARGLRQEYKVDFVAIQETQIDEVSSSLSSKYWGISEFQSESVGDAGRSGGLLCIWDPQVFRMQEVSKHRHFLLVKGVMKGNNQALNVMNVYAPHSNSEKKMLWNYIREIISAGAGQWVLLGDFNAVRGPEDRLNTGFNRVCAHDFNEFIDYIDFVEYNMRGRKFTFLAPNSNKLSKIDRVLVGFEEMLENAVASYANVGVNPDVVLTNKFKHLRNCIRTWRSNQESIEKEDYVRDKVELEKLDQIVENRDLEEEEVWIKEECLSNIRVREYLIALDLKQKSRCRWAVEGDENSAFFSQARK comes from the exons ATGGGGGCAGAGGCTAAAGCGGCTTGGGCCAGAGGGTTGAGACAGGAATATAAGGTGGACTTTGTGGCGATTCAAGAAACGCAGATTGATGAGGTTAGTTCTTCTCTATCTTCCAAATATTGGGGTATTTCTGAATTCCAGTCGGAGTCAGTTGGGGATGCTGGGAGATCAGGGGGGCTGTTATGCATATGGGACCCACAGGTTTTTCGGATGCAGGAGGTTTCTAAACACCGCCACTTCCTTTTGGTTAAGGGGGTTATGAAAGGAAACAATCAAGCCCTTAATGTTATGAATGTCTATGCTCCTCACAGCAACTCGGAGAAAAAAATGTTATGGAATTATATTCGCGAGATCATAAGTGCAGGTGCTGGGCAATGGGTTTTATTGGGAGATTTCAATGCAGTCAGAGGTCCGGAAGACAGATTGAACACAGGTTTTAACAGGGTGTGTGCTCATGATTTTAATGAGTTTATTGACTATATCGACTTTGTGGAGTATAATATGAGAGGTCGAAAATTTACTTTCCTCGCCCCGAACTCAAACAAACTTAGCAAAATTGATAGGGTGCTG GTGGGTTTCGAAGAGATGTTGGAAAATGCAGTTGCCTCTTACGCCAATGTGGGAGTGAATCCTGATGTGGTCTTGACCAATAAATTTAAACATTTAAGAAACTGCATTAGAACGTGGAGAAGCAATCAGGAAAGTATAGAGAAGGAAGATTATGTGAGAGACAAAGTGGAGCTAGAAAAATTGGATCAAATTGTAGAAAACAGGGACCTGGAGGAGGAGGAAGTTTGGATAAAAGAGGAATGTTTAAGTAATATTCGGGTTCGCGAGTATCTTATTGCCTTGGACTTAAAGCAAAAATCGCGGTGTAGATGGGCGGTTGAGGGGGACGAGAATTCTGCTTTTTTTTCACAGGCTCGTAAATAA